The Halalkalibacter krulwichiae genome has a segment encoding these proteins:
- a CDS encoding CBS domain-containing protein has protein sequence MDVIVSHMNLDFDGLACLLAAQKLHPNAKVALTDKQHPTVKSFLAIYRDQLRFIEYEKIDWKELRTLILVDVASLKRTGIPIEELPITVHTIVYDHHSPKEGDISTGERHIKPYGAAITLLVEKLIERAIPISAFEATLFGLGLYSDTGNFTYSQTTARDLFIGATLKEQHMDVTLIDRFKEQVLTADEKQLLQTLLTNGKEYDIQGLNILVTSHEQPDYLGGLATITRKVLDSASVDAALSVVKMKDHVYVVARANSERVDLRPLMAKLGGGGHAQAASATVKKQELKIVIQQVNDHLNDLIMETVTAADLMAKPVKTVSPLDSIKSVHEKMYQFGHTGFPVLDENEELVGVISRRDVDKATHHGLGHAPVKGYMSTNLIVLPPTASLEEITSTMMRHNIGRIPILNEQKLVGILSRTDVIEQLHKSASPKENTIKGLIEKQVSAEVYALLLQIGSLADEHDIHIYLIGGIVRDLLLNRPNEDIDIVVEGNGIEFAQLLEQKLGGQVKVHEKFGTAVWTTPTSLKLDIVTCRTEYYDSPATLPIVKASNLREDLRRRDFTINAMAIQLNKNNFGLIIDYFQGQDDLTSKKIRILHTLSFIEDPTRIIRAVRFATRFNYVLAKQTRNLAIDASALLKQVSATRFLHELKLLLSENAIISGIDMLNELGVWKSLFGINVTEKQLDIIRAVKGRNEEDPFVYLLALIFDKSNWKHLVSRYALTANNQQLIRQLEAMEEINWDSKATLSELHEVFAPYQNNNVNLFALLTQEPLLETYIEKASTLPVLLTGKDLMANGIKPGPTYSDIFHQLTCLQLDEEINTKEEAHDWLLTLHKKIR, from the coding sequence AAGTAGCATTGACTGATAAACAACATCCTACTGTGAAATCATTTCTTGCGATATACCGAGATCAGCTGAGATTTATCGAATATGAGAAAATTGATTGGAAAGAGCTTCGGACTTTAATTCTGGTAGATGTAGCTTCACTTAAGCGAACCGGAATTCCTATCGAGGAACTACCAATAACCGTTCATACAATTGTCTATGATCATCACTCTCCTAAAGAGGGCGATATTTCAACAGGCGAACGCCATATTAAGCCTTACGGTGCTGCGATCACTCTACTTGTCGAGAAATTGATTGAACGAGCCATACCAATTAGTGCGTTCGAGGCTACCTTGTTTGGCTTAGGTTTATATTCTGATACAGGTAATTTCACCTACTCTCAGACAACTGCACGAGATTTATTTATCGGTGCTACTCTTAAGGAGCAGCATATGGATGTAACGTTAATTGATCGTTTCAAAGAACAAGTCCTAACAGCAGACGAAAAACAACTGCTTCAAACTTTGCTTACAAACGGAAAAGAATATGATATACAAGGATTGAATATTCTTGTAACTAGCCATGAACAACCAGACTACTTAGGTGGATTAGCCACAATTACAAGAAAAGTACTAGATTCGGCAAGTGTAGATGCTGCTCTATCTGTCGTAAAGATGAAAGACCATGTCTATGTGGTAGCCAGAGCTAATTCAGAACGAGTGGATCTCCGTCCTCTTATGGCAAAACTTGGCGGTGGAGGGCATGCTCAAGCCGCTTCTGCAACGGTAAAGAAACAAGAACTTAAAATCGTCATTCAACAGGTTAACGATCATTTAAATGATCTAATAATGGAAACGGTAACAGCAGCTGATCTAATGGCAAAGCCGGTTAAAACCGTTTCACCGCTAGATTCCATTAAATCTGTACATGAGAAAATGTATCAATTTGGCCATACTGGCTTCCCAGTTTTAGATGAAAATGAAGAACTAGTCGGGGTTATCTCTAGAAGAGATGTCGATAAAGCAACGCATCACGGATTAGGACATGCCCCTGTAAAAGGATACATGTCAACTAACCTCATTGTTCTACCTCCAACAGCAAGTTTGGAGGAGATTACTTCAACGATGATGAGACACAATATTGGTCGTATCCCCATTTTAAACGAACAGAAATTGGTTGGAATCTTATCTAGGACAGATGTAATTGAACAATTGCATAAAAGCGCTAGTCCTAAAGAAAACACGATAAAAGGTTTGATTGAAAAACAAGTTTCTGCAGAAGTTTACGCGCTCTTACTACAAATTGGATCCCTTGCAGATGAACATGACATTCATATTTATCTGATTGGGGGAATTGTCCGAGATCTACTATTAAATCGACCAAATGAAGACATAGATATTGTCGTGGAAGGCAATGGAATTGAATTTGCTCAGTTACTTGAACAAAAACTAGGTGGACAAGTAAAGGTTCATGAAAAGTTTGGGACTGCTGTTTGGACAACTCCAACATCTTTGAAACTCGATATTGTCACATGCCGAACAGAATATTATGATTCCCCGGCTACTCTTCCTATAGTTAAAGCATCCAACCTACGTGAAGACTTAAGAAGAAGAGATTTTACTATCAATGCAATGGCCATCCAGTTAAATAAAAATAACTTTGGATTAATCATTGATTACTTCCAAGGTCAAGATGACCTAACGAGTAAAAAAATTAGAATCCTGCACACCCTAAGCTTTATTGAAGATCCAACGAGAATTATTCGTGCTGTTCGTTTTGCTACCCGTTTTAATTATGTATTAGCTAAACAAACTCGTAACCTTGCAATTGATGCTAGTGCCTTATTAAAACAAGTGAGCGCAACCCGCTTTCTTCATGAATTGAAACTTCTCCTGTCTGAGAATGCAATCATTTCTGGAATTGACATGTTAAACGAACTAGGGGTTTGGAAATCGCTATTTGGAATAAATGTGACTGAAAAACAGTTAGACATCATAAGAGCGGTGAAAGGACGAAATGAAGAAGACCCTTTTGTTTATCTTTTAGCTCTCATTTTTGACAAAAGCAATTGGAAACATCTGGTTAGCCGTTATGCGCTTACAGCAAACAATCAACAACTTATTAGACAATTAGAAGCAATGGAAGAAATTAACTGGGACTCTAAAGCTACACTTAGTGAGCTTCATGAAGTGTTTGCTCCTTATCAAAACAACAATGTCAATCTTTTTGCTCTTTTAACACAGGAACCTTTATTAGAAACATATATTGAAAAAGCATCAACATTACCAGTACTACTGACAGGCAAAGATTTAATGGCTAATGGTATTAAACCAGGACCAACTTATTCAGATATCTTTCACCAATTAACTTGTCTTCAATTAGACGAAGAGATTAACACAAAAGAAGAAGCTCACGATTGGTTATTGACTCTCCATAAAAAGATTCGATAA